Part of the Bacillus cereus group sp. RP43 genome is shown below.
ATTACATTTTTACTTCCGAGACGGATGGAAGACATAAAAAACTTGAAAGCGGTTAAATGATACATTTATGAAACAATTATGCGGTATTTTCGAAACAACGTTTTTTTATCTTGGAGGTAGGCAGAAATGAAAAGGCTATCATTTCAAATTCTTATGTTTGTCTTTTGTATGATCGTTTCTCTTATTTTGTTTTATGTTATTGAGAAGCAAATATATAATCGAATCACAATTGTGGATGACAAACAAGCCGTTTTACAAAGAGTGAATGAATCCCTTCCTACTGAAGTGAAAGTAAGGCATGAGAAGTGGGGAGAAATTGTTGTAACGGATGAAGTTCGTTTGCATACGATTGTTTCATTCTTTGACCGAATTCGAATAGAGCCGAGAGAAGCTAAGAATCAAGAACAAGTATTTACTGGAGAAGTAACGTACTTGAATGGACATAAACGTACTTTTGCAGTAGGTGACTTGTTCCAGTATGAGGCGAACGTATACGGGAAGAATGGTACGGATCCGATGATCTCAGCATTGCAAACGTATTTGTTAAGTCTGTATTATACACCAGAGCGCATTAGTAATTTCTTTGCAGAGGCAAAGGAAGTTGTAGTGAGGCAAGGGGATGTAATACGTACTATAGATCTTACGCACATACTTGATTCTATTCGATACGCAAAGCAAATTACAGATTACGGCGAAATTCAGAAATTATTACAATCACAGAGTGAACCAATTGCTTATATTACCGCTTATAAAACAGGTAAGCGTGTAAAGAATGAGCGAGAGGATATTCTAACTATTTCTGTGTATCCATCGTACTTTGTTGTGCAATATCTCGGTGATAATAACGGGAATGTCATGTATATGAAGGGCTCCCTAGCAGAGTTATTTGTAAAGGAGAGTGTGTCATGAGAAAGATAGCCTTTTTCTTCTTTTTGCTAGTAATCGGAGGAGCGATGTCTAGTTGCTCTCGAGATACAACCTCTATTAAATATAATAAAAGTGGTCTCCCTATTTTGGATGATCGTCATCTCGTTGCGTATGTAGCAGCCCGCGAGGAAGTTGGTGAAGCTTTGCTTTCGTCATTTTGTAAACAACGCGGGTGTACATATGAATTTATTCGCCTATCGACAGAAGAACTTCTTCGGAGAGTTGAAGAGGAAGCTGGAAATCCGAAGGCGGATATTATTATTGGCGGTACAGTAGATGCGCATCAAATGATGAAGCAAAAGAACCTTTCTATTCCAGTTATGAGCCAGCATGCGAATCGTATTTCAAAGACTGTTAAAGATAAAGATGGTTATTGGTACGGTTATGAAGTGGAGAAACTGGCAATTGCAATTAATAAAGAGCGGTGGAATGAAGAAATAGCGCCGCTCGGTCTTCCATATCCATCAAGGTGGCAAGATTTATTAGATCCGGTATATACCGGTAAGATTGCAATGCCTGATCCAAATGTTTCCGGCACAGCATATACTTTGTTTCAATCACTTATTGATACTTTAGGTGAAGAAGAAGCGAAAGAGTATGTTAAGAATCTGGCAAGGCAAGTTGGTGAAGTAACGGTGAATGGTTATATGCCTGCAGAACTGGTTGCGAGCGGTGAATATATGATAGGCATCAATTTTGCGGGAGATCAGAGAATGCTTCAGAAACAAGGCTTTCCTATTTTAAGTAACGAACCTGAGCAAACAGGTTTGTCTGTCAATGCGATTTCAAAACTAAAACGTGCACCGAGTGGTATTATTGCGGATTTATTTATTGATTATTGCTTATCAGAAGAAGCGGGTCACATTTTAGAAAAAGTTTCGTTTGGCGTACCAACGATGTTTGCGAAGAATGAGAAAGAAATAGAAGGACAGCCGGTTAGAAGGACGAACCAAAATATATCAAATAGTGGAATAATCGAGATATGGAATAGACAGCGTCTCTCTCAAAAGTGAGAAAAGGAGACGAGAGTATATGTTTAAATGGCTTAAGCCAGCACCTGCAATTGAGAGATTACCAGCGGATATGATCGCTAAAGTATATACATTACTGCGTATTCGTGTACTAATTGGAATTTCAGTTGGGTATGCTGCTTATTATTTAGTTCGTAGTAACTTTACGTTATCAAGTACGTATTTAGTGCAAGAATATGGTTTTAGTACAGCTCAAATTGGACTACTAGGTTCGGTAATGGCAATCGTTTATGGATTTAGTAAGTTCTTTATGGGGAATTTATCAGATAAAGCTTTTGCCCAGCGCTTTATCGCAGTCGGATTATTCTTATCAGGGCTTGTAAATATTTGTTTCGGGTTTGCATCTTCATTTGGAATGATTGTTACATTACTTGTCCTGAACGGTATTGTACAAGGTATGGGAGCACCGCCTTGTAGTATCGTTATGACGAAATGGTTCTCGAAGAAAGAACGTGGTACGAAAACAGGTATTTGGAATATTTCACATAACGTTGGCGGAATGCTTGTGCCACCCCTTGTCGGAATTGGTGTAGGTATTTTCGGTGAAAATCATTGGCAAGGCGGCGTGTTTATTTTCCCAGCGATTATCGCAATGGTAATTTCAGTTCTTGTTTGGATTAATGCGAAGGATACACCAGAATCTGAAGGTCTTCCTCCAATTGATGAGTATCGTAATGACTATGAAAATCTTGAAAAAGCAGATAATGCTAACAAGATGTCACCAAAAGAAATTTTAATGAAATATGTAGTGAAAAATAAGTTCGTTTGGTACTTATGTATTGCAAATGCATTTGTTTATTTAATTCGTTTCGGTGTTATTAACTGGGTTCCACTTTATTTAACGACGGTTAAAGGTTTTTCAAAAGCAGAAGCACATGCTGCATACGCGATTTTTGAAGGTATGGCAATCCCAAGTTCATTAATCGTTGGTCTTTTAAGTGATAAGTTATTTAAAGGAAAACGTATGCCATTATGTATTATGAGTATGGCCGGAGTTGTTGTTGGTACGGTTGTATATTGGCAAGCATCTAGCGTACTTGTTGTAAGTATTGCAGTTTCTATTATCGGTTGTTTAATTTACGTACCACAATTCTTAATCGGTTTAAGCGCTATGGAATTAGTACCGAAATTTGCAGTAGGTACGACAGTTGGTATGTGTGGTCTGTTCGGCTATGTAGGAGGAAGTCTTGTAGCGAACGCAGCAATTGGTATTATTGTTGATCGTTCTGGTTGGGATGGTTGTTTCATCTTACTACTAGCAGGCGGTATTTTATCAACAGTATTCTTATTTATCGTTCAGCGTGGACATGAGAGAAAAGGTCCTAAAGTGGCATAATAGTTTGTATAAAAAAGCGATCCAATTATTATTTTGGATCGCTTTTTTTATATAAGGTAATCTTTCCTTAAAACTATCTTAAAAGATAGGATGTCATATTTCTAATCATTGGTATTTTTGTTACAATATAAATGATTGTGTAAAACTTTGTAAAATGAGTGTAACAATGTAAGTGGAACTCTTATTTTCAGAAAGTTTTATATAATTAAATATCTATTAAACTATAAGATATAAAAAGGAGCGAGAATATGTTACCAAATACGGTTCGTACTCCAAACAAGAAGAAGAAATGGATTATTATCGGAGTTATTGCACTAATTGTTATTGTTGCAGCAGTTAATATTTTTGTTATGCAAGGTAAGAAGAAAGGTACAGCGACGAATGAGGCTGTGAGCTTTGAGAAAGTGACAGAGCGTAAGCTTAATAATACGAAGTTAATTTCGGGTCAGGTGAAGCCAGGGAATATTGAAAGTTTTTATGCAGATCCGACTAAAGGAAAAGTGAAAGATATCGCAGTGAAAGAAGGACAAGAGGTAGAGAAGGGAACGAAATTATTCTCTTATGATAATGAAGAAATTAATCTTCAAATGAAGCAAGCTGAGCTTGATCAGAAGATGGCTGATATGCGTTATGATCAAGGGAAAAAGAAGATTGATTCATTGAAGAAAGAAATTAAAAAAGTGAAAGATAGCGGGGCTGGGAAAGAAGTAACAGATCCGATGGAAGAGCAAGTAAGTGAGTTAGAAATGGCACAAAAGACAACTGACCTTGAGAAAGAAAAAGGGAAGTTACAAAAAGAAGAGTTAAATAAAAAGCAGAAGGAACTTACGATTTATAGTAACTTTACGGGTGTTGTACAAAAGTTAGACAAAGATGCGGCACAAAGTTCATCTCAGGCATTAGGTGGTCAAGGGAAAGCATTCTTGCAAGTTGCTTCTAAAGATCCGTTCCAAGTTCAAGGGACTTTAACAGAGCTTCAAAAATCACAAATTCAAAAAGATCAAACGTTCACTGTAACTGCGAAAGCAAATAATAAGAAGAAGTGGACAGGTAAGATTACGGAAGTAAGTGAATTCCCAACGAGTGCAGAGATGGCTCAAGCTGCTGGTGAAGGAACTCAAAATATGTCTCAGTATACATATAAAGCAAGTCTTGATAGCCAAGATGGTTTATCTCCAGGTTATCACGTTTCTCTGCAAGTGAATTTAGAGAATAAGACGATGATTGCTGTTCCAACTAAGAGCATTGTAGAAAAAGGCGAAGATGCATTTGTTTATATCGAAGAAAAAGGAAAACTTCGTAAACAAAATGTGAAAAAGGGTGCTACTGATGGAGACTGGACAGAGATTGTTGAAGGCGCAACAGTGGGGCAAAAGGTGGTTAAAAATCCTTCCGACAACGTGTATGACGGAATGGAAGTGAAAGAGAAATGATTACGTTAAATAATATTTCTAAAACGTATTATCAAGGGAAGTTGGCAGTGCCGATCTTACATGGTATTAGTTTAACGATTCAAAACGGTGAGTTCATTTCGATTATGGGACCGTCTGGTTCAGGTAAATCAACGCTTATGAATATTATCGGTTGTTTAGATCGTCCAACAGAGGGCGAATATATGTTGAATGATGTGAATATCTTAACAGCAGACGAGTCAAAACTAGCTTTAATTCGTAATGAATATATCGGCTTTGTATTCCAGCACTTTAATTTATTACCGCGTCTTTCCGCAGTGGAAAACGTTGAACTTCCGCTCATCTATGGCGGGGTGAAGAAAGCAGAGCGTCGTCAAAGAGCTCTTGAAGCGCTGGGGAAAGTTGGATTATCAGATAGAGTACACCATTTACCTAGTGAGTTATCAGGTGGACAGAAGCAACGTGTAGCGATTGCGAGATCAATTGCAAATAACCCAACGTTTATTATGGCCGATGAGCCGACAGGTGCTCTTGATACGAAGTCTGGTGCACAAGTTATGGACATTTTCACGAAGCTAAATGCAGAAGGTACGACAATCGTTATGGTTACGCATGAAGAGGAAGTAGCTGCTTATTCTTCCCGTCGCATTGTATTGCGAGATGGGAAAATTACAGAAGATAGAAGGTGTGCGGTATGAGCTTACTAGATAGTATGAAAATTGCCCTATCTTCTATTTTAGCTCATAAACTACGCTCAGCTCTGACGATGCTTGGGATTATTATTGGTGTAGGCTCTATTATTACCGTCGTTGCGATTGGACAAGGCGGGGAAGCTGCACTGAAATCTCAATTTGTTGGGTCAGGTAATCAAACGGTTCCGATTCATTATAGTGCTGATATGAATGATCCTTTTGGTATGGCGATGGTAGAAGCACCGAAGATAACTGAAGAAGATATTTTTGAAATTAAAAAAATTCCAGAAATCGCACATGTTGTAACAACAAATTCAAGTATGGAACCACTTGATATTGAAGATAAAATAGAAATGGTGAGTATTACTGGATTAGATAGTGAGTACTTTGCAGTAAATAAAGTAAAGTTATTAAAGGGACGTTCTTTACAAGAATCAGATGTGGATCAAGGTAATAACGTTGTCATGATTAGTAAACAAATGGAAGAAAAGGTGTTTAAGGATGCCAATCCAGTCGGTAAAATTATTGAAATGAAAGGTCAACCGATGCAAATTATTGGTGTCTATAAATCAGATAACGAGTTTATGGGAATGGGACCATCAGAAGCACTAGTTCCAATTTCATTATGGCCGACATTGTATGGAAAAGATGAAATTCAAAATATTTCTGTTCAAGCAAAAAATGTAGATAATCTAGAAAAAGCGGGTAAAAAAGCTGCAGATGTCTTAAACAGTCGTAAACCGAGTGATGCAACTGGTAAATACGAAGTTATGAATTTAAAAGAACTTCAAGAAGGTATTTCAAAAATGACAGGTATTATGACGATGATCATCGGCGGTATCGCTGGTATTTCACTAGTCGTTGGTGGTATCGGTGTAATGAACATCATGCTCGTATCTGTAACAGAGCGTACACGTGAAATTGGGGTGCGTAAGGCACTTGGAGCAACACGTAGTAAAATTTTATTACAGTTTTTAATTGAAGCAGTTATGTTAACTCTTCTAGGTGGTTTAATCGGAATTGGTCTTGGGTATGGCGGGGCATATATCGTTTCCACATTTGCGAAGTGGCCACCGCTCGTTTCATGGGAAGTTGTCGTTGGGGGCGTACTGTTCTCTATGACACTAGGTATTATTTTCGGATTAATTCCAGCGAACAAAGCTGCTAAGTTAGATCCGATTGAAGCACTGCGTTATGAGTAGATTATTAGTGTAGTAGAGAGCTTCTCTACTATACATTACCGTTCTAGTGGGCGGTTCGTATCCTCTTGCATGAGGATGTGAACCGCCCGTTAGAACGGGTTATATAAATAGAAGGAGGCGTTATGATGGAAGCGAATTTGAATACGCAAAAAGTTGGTGGAGAGAAGCCGTCATTATTTGGAATGATTACATCTCCTGGTGTACAGTTTGAGAGAATGAAGACTAGTAATGCGGTTTGGGGTGCGTTTTGGTTACTTGTTTTATTAGCGGGGATTGTAGGAGGACTTGCTTCTTATGTGTACTCCCTAACCCCTGAGGCGATTAAGATGAATAAGGATTTGGGTATTAGCGTTACACCTATAATGTCGTTTGGTACGGGTGCAGTATTTGGTGCTATTGGTATGGCGATAGGTTTCTTTATTAGTGCAGCGGTGTATAAAGTATTAATGATGTTAATGAGCAATGATACTTCTTATAAAAAGTTATTAACGATTAGTGTGTACTCAAGCATTATTTCATTACTTGGTTTATTAATAAATACAGTTTTAGCACTTGTTTTAGGTGGATCAGGGCAAGAAATGTACACTGGTTTAGGTCCGATTTTCGCTTCAAGTGGTGGTGTTGCAAAAGGTATTGCAAATAATATTGAAGTGTTCACAATTTGGGGATTTGTTATTACATGGTTAGGTCTTCAAATTACAGCTGGTTTAAGTAAAAAGAAAGCAACAATTCTTATGGTTGTCTTCTTTATCTTAACTATTGGATTTGGTGCGGTAAAAGGAATGTTCCAATAATAGTGATGTTTTACGTCACTAGAAAGAAATGCAGCAATTATTTTTATAATTGCTGCATTTTTTTGTAAGAAGGGATAAATATGCTTAAGAAATTTTCAGCAAATGTTTTGTTTATGTTAGTCGTAGCATTGTTAGCTGTAGAATATATATCGAATAAGAATCCTTATATATTTGTTGGTGTTACAAGCTGTATTTTAGCTACTGGTTTATATGCGATCGATAGATTTTTTAAAAGCATAGCTAAAGAGTAATGTAGTTTGCAAATATATAAACAAAAGGTTTCCTCTAATGTATAGGAGGAACTTTTTTATTTTTACCCCTATTTCAAATACCCCAAGTAGAATTTCAAATACTGCCTAGTGTAATTTCAAATTACACTAGGCAGTA
Proteins encoded:
- a CDS encoding DUF3919 family protein, which codes for MKRLSFQILMFVFCMIVSLILFYVIEKQIYNRITIVDDKQAVLQRVNESLPTEVKVRHEKWGEIVVTDEVRLHTIVSFFDRIRIEPREAKNQEQVFTGEVTYLNGHKRTFAVGDLFQYEANVYGKNGTDPMISALQTYLLSLYYTPERISNFFAEAKEVVVRQGDVIRTIDLTHILDSIRYAKQITDYGEIQKLLQSQSEPIAYITAYKTGKRVKNEREDILTISVYPSYFVVQYLGDNNGNVMYMKGSLAELFVKESVS
- a CDS encoding extracellular solute-binding protein, translating into MRKIAFFFFLLVIGGAMSSCSRDTTSIKYNKSGLPILDDRHLVAYVAAREEVGEALLSSFCKQRGCTYEFIRLSTEELLRRVEEEAGNPKADIIIGGTVDAHQMMKQKNLSIPVMSQHANRISKTVKDKDGYWYGYEVEKLAIAINKERWNEEIAPLGLPYPSRWQDLLDPVYTGKIAMPDPNVSGTAYTLFQSLIDTLGEEEAKEYVKNLARQVGEVTVNGYMPAELVASGEYMIGINFAGDQRMLQKQGFPILSNEPEQTGLSVNAISKLKRAPSGIIADLFIDYCLSEEAGHILEKVSFGVPTMFAKNEKEIEGQPVRRTNQNISNSGIIEIWNRQRLSQK
- a CDS encoding MFS transporter, with translation MFKWLKPAPAIERLPADMIAKVYTLLRIRVLIGISVGYAAYYLVRSNFTLSSTYLVQEYGFSTAQIGLLGSVMAIVYGFSKFFMGNLSDKAFAQRFIAVGLFLSGLVNICFGFASSFGMIVTLLVLNGIVQGMGAPPCSIVMTKWFSKKERGTKTGIWNISHNVGGMLVPPLVGIGVGIFGENHWQGGVFIFPAIIAMVISVLVWINAKDTPESEGLPPIDEYRNDYENLEKADNANKMSPKEILMKYVVKNKFVWYLCIANAFVYLIRFGVINWVPLYLTTVKGFSKAEAHAAYAIFEGMAIPSSLIVGLLSDKLFKGKRMPLCIMSMAGVVVGTVVYWQASSVLVVSIAVSIIGCLIYVPQFLIGLSAMELVPKFAVGTTVGMCGLFGYVGGSLVANAAIGIIVDRSGWDGCFILLLAGGILSTVFLFIVQRGHERKGPKVA
- a CDS encoding biotin/lipoyl-binding protein; protein product: MLPNTVRTPNKKKKWIIIGVIALIVIVAAVNIFVMQGKKKGTATNEAVSFEKVTERKLNNTKLISGQVKPGNIESFYADPTKGKVKDIAVKEGQEVEKGTKLFSYDNEEINLQMKQAELDQKMADMRYDQGKKKIDSLKKEIKKVKDSGAGKEVTDPMEEQVSELEMAQKTTDLEKEKGKLQKEELNKKQKELTIYSNFTGVVQKLDKDAAQSSSQALGGQGKAFLQVASKDPFQVQGTLTELQKSQIQKDQTFTVTAKANNKKKWTGKITEVSEFPTSAEMAQAAGEGTQNMSQYTYKASLDSQDGLSPGYHVSLQVNLENKTMIAVPTKSIVEKGEDAFVYIEEKGKLRKQNVKKGATDGDWTEIVEGATVGQKVVKNPSDNVYDGMEVKEK
- a CDS encoding ATP-binding cassette domain-containing protein, whose protein sequence is MITLNNISKTYYQGKLAVPILHGISLTIQNGEFISIMGPSGSGKSTLMNIIGCLDRPTEGEYMLNDVNILTADESKLALIRNEYIGFVFQHFNLLPRLSAVENVELPLIYGGVKKAERRQRALEALGKVGLSDRVHHLPSELSGGQKQRVAIARSIANNPTFIMADEPTGALDTKSGAQVMDIFTKLNAEGTTIVMVTHEEEVAAYSSRRIVLRDGKITEDRRCAV
- a CDS encoding ABC transporter permease, yielding MSLLDSMKIALSSILAHKLRSALTMLGIIIGVGSIITVVAIGQGGEAALKSQFVGSGNQTVPIHYSADMNDPFGMAMVEAPKITEEDIFEIKKIPEIAHVVTTNSSMEPLDIEDKIEMVSITGLDSEYFAVNKVKLLKGRSLQESDVDQGNNVVMISKQMEEKVFKDANPVGKIIEMKGQPMQIIGVYKSDNEFMGMGPSEALVPISLWPTLYGKDEIQNISVQAKNVDNLEKAGKKAADVLNSRKPSDATGKYEVMNLKELQEGISKMTGIMTMIIGGIAGISLVVGGIGVMNIMLVSVTERTREIGVRKALGATRSKILLQFLIEAVMLTLLGGLIGIGLGYGGAYIVSTFAKWPPLVSWEVVVGGVLFSMTLGIIFGLIPANKAAKLDPIEALRYE
- a CDS encoding Yip1 family protein, whose translation is MEANLNTQKVGGEKPSLFGMITSPGVQFERMKTSNAVWGAFWLLVLLAGIVGGLASYVYSLTPEAIKMNKDLGISVTPIMSFGTGAVFGAIGMAIGFFISAAVYKVLMMLMSNDTSYKKLLTISVYSSIISLLGLLINTVLALVLGGSGQEMYTGLGPIFASSGGVAKGIANNIEVFTIWGFVITWLGLQITAGLSKKKATILMVVFFILTIGFGAVKGMFQ